A window from Longimicrobium sp. encodes these proteins:
- a CDS encoding GspMb/PilO family protein — protein sequence MNAPRLNPRDRRAVVIGAMILVPGLAWAFGVRPYLDAVSDTGERVTTERALLERELALVASARRHPEEFRAGAERLLSEAPRLIGGGDDGAAAAALAGYLRRLAGMGGASLRSVEPATTRDAGAGLTALPVVVSGEADLQEVLTFLRLLETGPKLVQVRELRLESMSRETSAASISFRFVATGFTLAADSAGAAL from the coding sequence GTGAACGCGCCCCGCCTCAACCCCCGCGACCGTCGCGCCGTCGTCATCGGCGCGATGATCCTGGTGCCGGGGCTGGCGTGGGCGTTCGGTGTGCGTCCGTACCTGGATGCGGTGTCCGATACGGGCGAGCGTGTGACGACGGAACGCGCACTGCTGGAGCGCGAGCTGGCGCTGGTGGCCTCCGCGCGCCGCCATCCGGAGGAGTTCCGCGCGGGCGCCGAGCGGCTGTTGAGCGAGGCTCCCCGCCTGATCGGCGGCGGCGACGACGGCGCGGCGGCCGCGGCGCTCGCGGGTTACCTGCGGCGGCTGGCCGGGATGGGCGGCGCGTCCCTCCGCTCGGTGGAGCCCGCCACCACCCGCGACGCCGGCGCCGGCCTGACCGCGCTGCCCGTGGTGGTGAGCGGCGAGGCGGATCTGCAGGAGGTGCTCACCTTCCTGCGGCTGCTGGAGACGGGGCCCAAGCTGGTGCAGGTGCGCGAGCTTCGGCTGGAATCGATGTCGCGCGAAACGTCCGCCGCATCGATCTCCTTCCGCTTCGTCGCGACCGGCTTCACCCTCGCCGCCGACAGCGCCGGAGCAGCGCTATGA
- a CDS encoding PilN domain-containing protein — MTRTDSTDRKPLRRVQLAIALAPVRMVAVSGPAARMPEVLESDLSPATRAGDWPELDEALAALAGALGTSGGTLDVALLGRLAHAKVVPLPPVRRAELGALVAKNARRHFAVRDESLVADAVRVERVRAGAPAATLATVAPEAIVEAVGAAAQACGFTLGRIVPAAVALAEAVRARVPAARRGRVGAVARTRAGVEVVILRDGTLEAVHPIAAGPEEDAASLAERIVATLRPAAEWSPLDGLVVCGAAEDDLALRDALSRRGDAPPPLAAAGVQRIPAEAVLALGAALARDSVPQLMPAAMVRARARLQQKRNVVLVAASALLLVIAAGFHLHGLQRELDAVLARRAEIAPAVRRARETRAGVEEVRMRLTALAALERDAPEWTAEVAALARALPDSAHLTTLTADSVSVRLGGIARSASAVVPALEASPRLARVALAAPVRWEAGDAGERFDIAATRETRP; from the coding sequence ATGACACGCACCGATTCGACCGACCGCAAACCGCTACGTCGCGTACAGCTGGCGATCGCGCTGGCGCCTGTGCGGATGGTGGCGGTGAGCGGACCGGCGGCGCGCATGCCCGAGGTGCTGGAGAGCGACCTGTCGCCCGCCACGCGCGCGGGGGACTGGCCGGAGCTGGACGAGGCGCTCGCGGCGCTGGCGGGGGCGCTGGGCACGTCGGGTGGCACGCTGGACGTGGCGCTTCTGGGGCGGCTGGCACATGCCAAGGTCGTCCCGCTCCCGCCCGTGCGCAGGGCGGAGCTGGGCGCGCTGGTGGCCAAAAACGCGCGCCGCCACTTCGCCGTGCGCGACGAGTCGCTGGTGGCGGATGCGGTGCGCGTGGAACGGGTCCGCGCCGGTGCCCCTGCCGCGACGCTGGCCACGGTTGCCCCGGAGGCCATCGTAGAGGCGGTGGGCGCGGCGGCGCAGGCGTGCGGATTCACGCTGGGCCGCATCGTCCCCGCCGCCGTCGCGCTGGCGGAGGCGGTGCGCGCGCGGGTGCCGGCGGCGCGGCGCGGGCGTGTGGGCGCGGTGGCTCGCACCCGTGCAGGTGTAGAGGTGGTGATCCTGCGCGACGGCACGCTGGAGGCGGTCCATCCCATCGCCGCCGGGCCGGAGGAGGACGCGGCGTCGCTGGCCGAGCGCATCGTGGCCACCCTGAGGCCCGCCGCGGAGTGGTCGCCGCTCGACGGGCTGGTGGTGTGCGGGGCGGCGGAGGACGACCTCGCGCTCCGCGACGCGCTCTCACGGCGCGGGGATGCGCCGCCCCCGCTCGCCGCCGCCGGGGTGCAGCGGATCCCGGCGGAGGCGGTGCTCGCGCTGGGGGCGGCGCTGGCCCGCGACTCCGTCCCGCAGCTCATGCCCGCGGCGATGGTCCGGGCTCGCGCGCGCCTGCAGCAGAAGAGGAACGTGGTGCTGGTGGCGGCTTCGGCGCTCCTCCTCGTGATCGCGGCCGGGTTCCACCTGCACGGGCTGCAGCGCGAGCTGGATGCGGTTCTGGCGCGCAGGGCCGAGATCGCGCCCGCCGTGCGCCGCGCCCGCGAGACGCGCGCCGGGGTCGAAGAGGTGCGGATGCGCCTCACCGCGCTCGCCGCGCTGGAGCGCGACGCGCCGGAGTGGACGGCGGAGGTGGCCGCGCTGGCCCGCGCCCTTCCGGACTCCGCGCACCTCACCACGCTGACGGCCGACTCGGTGAGCGTGCGGCTGGGCGGGATCGCGCGCTCGGCGTCGGCTGTGGTGCCGGCGCTGGAAGCATCGCCGCGGCTGGCGCGGGTCGCGCTGGCGGCGCCGGTACGCTGGGAGGCGGGGGACGCGGGGGAGCGCTTCGACATCGCCGCCACCCGTGAGACGCGCCCGTGA
- a CDS encoding type II secretion system F family protein, translated as MPSFAWRAADAAGRTLRGVEEAASPAALERALGARGLYPLEVAPAPAREAGERRGGGRGKRAEMVESIRYLATLLSAGFPLDRALGAVARVAGRNDVAAAVSEVRARVRGGARLAEGMAEHPEIFPRFAVGMVRAGERGGYLAESLDRLAVQLEREQALRARLASAMLYPAVMVLVGAAALATLFVQVLPRFVELLADTGSQLPRSTALLLATGDFAGRWWPALLMAPVLLAAALTAVRATEEGRLAVDRALLRAPVAGKIRRSVAAVRLARALSTLLRSGMPILPALETAAEAQSDAAVAADVLRVREEVRAGDGLAVSLRRGGVYPFSFLQMVEVGEEGGRLPEMLERAAEAMEGEVERSLERLLRLVEPVMIVAFGGAVGFVALSLLQAIYGIQNVP; from the coding sequence GTGCCCTCCTTCGCCTGGCGCGCCGCCGATGCGGCCGGCCGCACGCTCCGAGGCGTGGAGGAAGCGGCTTCGCCCGCGGCGCTGGAGCGCGCGCTCGGGGCGCGGGGGCTGTACCCGCTGGAGGTGGCGCCCGCTCCCGCGCGGGAGGCGGGGGAGCGCCGCGGCGGCGGGCGCGGAAAGCGCGCGGAGATGGTGGAGTCGATCCGCTATCTGGCGACGCTCCTCTCCGCGGGCTTTCCGCTGGACCGCGCCCTGGGAGCGGTGGCGCGCGTTGCCGGGAGGAACGACGTGGCGGCCGCGGTGTCCGAGGTGCGCGCACGCGTCCGCGGCGGGGCGCGTCTGGCCGAGGGGATGGCGGAGCACCCGGAGATCTTCCCCCGCTTCGCCGTGGGGATGGTGCGCGCGGGCGAGCGCGGCGGCTACCTGGCCGAGTCGCTGGACCGCCTCGCCGTGCAGCTGGAGCGCGAGCAGGCGCTTAGGGCGCGCCTCGCATCGGCCATGCTGTACCCGGCGGTGATGGTGCTGGTCGGGGCCGCGGCGCTGGCGACACTCTTCGTGCAGGTCCTGCCGCGCTTCGTGGAGCTGCTGGCCGACACCGGCTCCCAGCTCCCGCGCTCCACCGCGCTCCTGCTGGCGACGGGCGACTTCGCGGGGCGCTGGTGGCCGGCGCTGCTGATGGCGCCGGTGCTGCTGGCCGCCGCGCTCACGGCGGTGCGCGCCACCGAAGAAGGGCGCCTCGCCGTGGACCGGGCGCTCCTGCGCGCGCCGGTCGCGGGGAAGATCCGACGCAGCGTGGCGGCGGTGCGGCTGGCGCGGGCGCTCTCGACGCTCCTGCGCAGCGGGATGCCGATCCTCCCCGCGCTGGAGACGGCCGCCGAGGCCCAGTCCGACGCCGCCGTCGCCGCCGACGTGCTGCGGGTGCGCGAGGAGGTGCGAGCGGGCGACGGGCTGGCGGTCTCGCTGCGCCGCGGCGGCGTGTACCCCTTCTCCTTCCTCCAGATGGTGGAGGTGGGGGAGGAGGGCGGCCGCCTTCCCGAGATGCTGGAGCGCGCCGCCGAGGCCATGGAGGGCGAGGTGGAGCGCTCGCTGGAGCGCCTCCTCCGCCTGGTGGAGCCGGTGATGATCGTGGCGTTCGGCGGCGCCGTCGGCTTCGTCGCCCTCTCGCTCCTCCAGGCGATCTACGGCATCCAGAACGTGCCTTGA